A genome region from Coleofasciculaceae cyanobacterium includes the following:
- a CDS encoding DUF3038 domain-containing protein, translated as MSQSASLESDFADSINSPASILNTLPDISLPSKGCSPHTQQQIDLLLLALEALELGASEQMLATARQLGIEPIIKHRVNLWRLRCSNPWRRSYTRDYLSLDQAKALVIIAAYRAKDLMVVIRQLLVAEQQMREKNLPLDNHFRLSEYLERFRAHFRSRMNSRRAKVSAYIASEEQLNELALSLLNKLLFCTGTKGMQRVWFSLFDGEVA; from the coding sequence ATGAGCCAATCTGCAAGTTTAGAATCCGATTTTGCTGACTCTATAAATAGCCCCGCCTCGATTTTAAATACTTTACCAGACATATCTCTCCCTTCTAAGGGTTGTTCTCCTCATACTCAACAACAAATTGATTTGCTGCTGCTTGCTCTAGAAGCTTTAGAACTAGGGGCATCAGAACAAATGCTGGCAACGGCAAGACAACTAGGCATAGAGCCAATTATTAAACATCGTGTTAATCTGTGGCGTTTGCGCTGTAGCAATCCCTGGAGACGTTCTTATACTAGAGATTATTTGAGTTTAGATCAGGCCAAAGCATTGGTTATTATTGCAGCCTATCGAGCCAAAGACTTGATGGTAGTTATCAGACAGCTATTAGTAGCAGAACAGCAAATGCGAGAGAAAAATCTTCCTTTAGATAATCACTTTCGACTTTCAGAATATTTAGAACGATTTCGCGCTCATTTTCGTAGTCGAATGAACTCGCGCCGTGCTAAGGTATCAGCCTATATTGCCTCAGAAGAACAGCTCAATGAATTAGCCTTGTCTTTATTAAATAAGCTATTATTTTGTACTGGAACCAAAGGAATGCAGCGGGTTTGGTTTAGTTTGTTTGATGGAGAAGTGGCTTAA
- a CDS encoding DUF4335 domain-containing protein, which translates to MNTKRQYSLPNCNLILEGLEDTDTENVDILDGKPPMSILINAECHLLGSNQKLSGGSVFLKNLSYAVSNYAQGLLSGLPQTARHAAEYPQVSMTNLAEQHLHRLTFEPEPEGEEIKTEIDLTTVELFDLVDAIDQFYADRSTLPNMTLDLQSVSRRYRKPEQPLAERLTPVAIGFTGLAIAAGAFFVIPPPEIRPPESTPINQTNQTKPSTTETTPLNEE; encoded by the coding sequence ATGAATACGAAACGACAGTATAGTTTGCCTAACTGTAATCTAATTTTGGAAGGTTTAGAAGATACCGATACCGAAAACGTTGATATTTTAGATGGAAAACCCCCGATGTCTATTTTGATTAATGCTGAGTGTCACTTGCTTGGCTCTAATCAAAAGTTGAGTGGTGGCAGCGTGTTCTTAAAAAATCTCTCCTATGCCGTAAGTAATTATGCTCAAGGGTTGCTTAGTGGGTTACCTCAAACCGCTCGCCACGCTGCCGAATATCCTCAGGTATCGATGACTAATCTAGCCGAACAACATCTTCATCGTTTAACTTTCGAGCCTGAGCCTGAGGGTGAAGAGATTAAAACCGAGATCGATTTAACTACGGTAGAGCTATTTGATTTAGTTGATGCGATCGACCAGTTTTATGCGGATCGTTCTACCTTACCTAATATGACCCTTGATTTGCAGTCCGTCAGCAGACGCTATCGTAAACCAGAACAGCCTCTAGCAGAAAGATTAACTCCTGTGGCAATTGGTTTTACTGGTTTGGCGATCGCAGCGGGAGCATTTTTTGTGATTCCTCCACCAGAAATTAGGCCGCCAGAATCGACTCCAATTAACCAAACAAATCAAACGAAGCCTTCTACTACAGAAACTACCCCTCTCAATGAAGAATAA
- a CDS encoding ATP-dependent Zn protease, translated as MPQTALNLIAVGIFLMTMTSLLGPIFQIPPVVPAAVTFGILSLATVDTLSWNSRGVSLLLDLFASQEQRQRIINHEAGHFLTAYFLGIPITGYTLTAWEVLKQGRLGSGGVSFDTEALTARPFQFEAMRLTLERFSTVWMAGIAAETIVYGDAQGGAEDRQQLRQALVMAGLPEVGYPQKERWAKLQATNLLTRHQQSYEALVEAMKQRASVAECYAVIQQYCDADSEQLAASN; from the coding sequence ATGCCTCAAACTGCTTTAAATTTAATTGCGGTAGGAATCTTCTTGATGACTATGACATCTTTACTAGGACCAATTTTTCAGATTCCTCCTGTTGTTCCCGCTGCCGTCACCTTTGGCATCTTAAGTTTAGCTACAGTAGACACCTTAAGTTGGAATAGTAGAGGCGTTTCGCTTTTGCTAGACTTGTTTGCCTCACAAGAACAACGTCAACGTATTATTAACCATGAAGCAGGACATTTTTTGACCGCTTATTTTTTAGGAATACCGATTACGGGCTATACCCTAACTGCTTGGGAAGTTTTAAAACAGGGGCGCTTAGGTAGCGGTGGGGTAAGCTTTGATACAGAAGCCTTAACAGCGAGACCATTTCAATTTGAGGCTATGCGTTTAACTTTAGAGCGTTTTAGCACCGTTTGGATGGCAGGGATAGCTGCGGAGACAATAGTCTATGGCGATGCACAAGGTGGTGCTGAAGATCGACAGCAGTTACGACAAGCTTTAGTAATGGCTGGTCTTCCAGAAGTAGGCTATCCTCAGAAAGAACGCTGGGCTAAGCTACAGGCAACTAACTTATTGACCAGGCATCAGCAATCTTATGAAGCTTTGGTAGAGGCAATGAAACAAAGAGCTTCTGTAGCCGAATGCTATGCAGTAATACAGCAATATTGTGATGCTGACAGTGAACAACTAGCTGCCAGTAATTAA
- a CDS encoding creatininase family protein, giving the protein MMHGFIPPQRYFPYLTWKEIEQMPDKENVVIIQPIGAIEQHGPHLPIAVDSAISLGVLGKALGQLEKDIPAYALPCLYYGKSNEHSGFPGTITLSANTLLSVITEMAMSIYRSGFRKLVLMNSHGGQPQIMEIAARDVHQKHPDFAVFPLFTWRVPHNAADLLTPKEQEYGIHAGDAETSLMLSLLPKQVQMNQAVKEYPQGLPENSLLDMEGKLPFAWLTKELSKSGVMGDATIATKEKGDRILQSVAGGWVQVIQDIYKFQQPHL; this is encoded by the coding sequence ATGATGCACGGTTTTATTCCTCCTCAACGTTACTTTCCTTATCTCACCTGGAAAGAAATTGAGCAAATGCCAGACAAGGAAAATGTGGTAATTATCCAACCTATAGGCGCGATCGAACAACATGGTCCTCATTTACCTATTGCGGTGGATTCTGCCATTAGTTTGGGAGTGTTAGGTAAAGCGTTAGGGCAATTAGAAAAAGATATTCCTGCCTATGCTTTACCCTGTCTTTATTATGGTAAATCTAACGAACATTCTGGTTTCCCAGGGACTATTACTCTTAGTGCCAACACCTTATTGTCTGTAATCACCGAAATGGCTATGAGCATCTATCGCTCAGGTTTTCGCAAACTGGTATTGATGAATTCTCACGGAGGACAGCCACAAATTATGGAAATAGCAGCCAGAGATGTTCATCAAAAACATCCAGATTTTGCAGTGTTTCCTTTGTTTACCTGGCGCGTGCCTCATAATGCTGCTGATTTACTCACACCCAAAGAACAAGAATATGGCATTCATGCAGGAGATGCAGAAACTAGTCTCATGCTGTCTTTATTACCCAAACAGGTTCAGATGAATCAGGCAGTAAAAGAATATCCTCAAGGCTTACCAGAAAATAGCTTGTTAGACATGGAAGGAAAATTACCTTTTGCTTGGCTAACCAAAGAATTAAGTAAAAGCGGAGTAATGGGAGACGCAACTATTGCTACGAAAGAAAAAGGCGATCGCATTTTGCAATCTGTCGCTGGTGGTTGGGTGCAAGTAATTCAAGATATCTATAAATTCCAACAGCCTCATCTTTGA
- a CDS encoding nuclear transport factor 2 family protein has product MLAPEVIFTNHLGQVLGKQDDLEAHQSGTLKVEVLTPFEQHIQLIKDVAIVTVRVHLAGSYAGITSEGDFRFTRVWTLSSNGAWQIIVAHSSVVTQ; this is encoded by the coding sequence TTGCTTGCACCAGAAGTTATTTTTACCAACCATCTTGGTCAAGTATTAGGAAAACAAGACGATCTTGAGGCTCACCAATCGGGAACACTTAAAGTAGAAGTTTTAACACCTTTTGAGCAACACATTCAATTAATAAAAGACGTGGCGATTGTCACTGTTCGAGTACATTTAGCAGGTAGCTACGCTGGTATTACATCTGAGGGTGATTTTCGATTTACTCGTGTTTGGACTCTTTCTTCTAATGGTGCTTGGCAGATCATTGTTGCTCATTCTAGTGTTGTGACTCAGTAG
- a CDS encoding DUF2996 domain-containing protein produces MAEETNKQDRAKPAAEKKADAKPAAKTAAKKAKPPKLEDKPFSEFIQEHYLPALKEAMAGEGIEEVDLTFVEQGVPIKGANSNEPCWQVVGKWQNGDRAFNLYFPDEDISGQKAFSYSTYGINPSTIESFMIDERRVNLELLVMYTVQRLNAQKWLTRN; encoded by the coding sequence ATGGCAGAGGAAACAAATAAGCAAGATCGGGCAAAGCCAGCAGCAGAAAAAAAGGCAGATGCTAAACCTGCTGCTAAAACAGCAGCTAAAAAAGCTAAACCGCCAAAGTTGGAAGATAAACCCTTTAGTGAATTTATTCAAGAGCATTATCTTCCAGCATTAAAAGAGGCTATGGCTGGCGAGGGAATTGAGGAAGTTGATTTAACTTTTGTAGAGCAAGGAGTACCAATTAAAGGGGCAAACTCTAATGAACCCTGTTGGCAGGTAGTAGGTAAATGGCAAAATGGCGATCGCGCTTTTAATCTCTATTTTCCCGATGAAGATATTTCAGGTCAAAAAGCATTTTCTTATTCTACTTATGGTATTAATCCCAGCACGATTGAATCTTTCATGATTGACGAGCGAAGAGTCAATTTGGAGTTGCTAGTTATGTATACTGTGCAAAGACTTAATGCTCAAAAATGGTTAACTAGAAACTAA
- a CDS encoding DUF3110 domain-containing protein: MLVYILLFNAGTDNEGIHTVQMSDRNTILMFQEEDDALRYAGLLEAQDFPEPKVEAIDSEEVEQFCRQADYDSKIIEPGELEIPPEKNVEDLSWDESQPENIDTASEAESIANDELERIRRQLEGLL; this comes from the coding sequence ATGCTGGTATACATTTTGCTATTTAATGCGGGAACTGATAATGAAGGAATTCATACGGTTCAGATGAGCGATCGCAATACCATCTTGATGTTTCAAGAAGAAGATGACGCTCTTCGTTACGCAGGATTATTAGAAGCTCAAGACTTCCCTGAACCAAAGGTAGAAGCAATTGATTCTGAAGAAGTCGAGCAGTTTTGCCGTCAGGCAGATTATGACTCTAAAATTATTGAGCCAGGAGAATTAGAAATACCTCCGGAGAAAAATGTTGAGGATCTTAGCTGGGATGAAAGTCAGCCAGAAAATATCGATACTGCTTCAGAAGCCGAATCGATTGCTAATGATGAGTTAGAGCGAATTCGCCGTCAACTTGAAGGGCTTTTGTAA
- the murQ gene encoding N-acetylmuramic acid 6-phosphate etherase, translating into MNNLQSRGHLLTEQINPQSQNLDSLSTLEIVDLFNQEDRQTIKAIAQARVSLAKTIDLAAAAFRQGGRLFYVGAGTSGRLGVLDAAECPPTFCTPPELVQGILAGGTAALIKSSEALEDRPEDGAQAIRDRQITPVDVVIGITAGGTTPFVHGALREAKLLGATTVAMSCVSAEQVPIDADVDIRLLVGAEILAGSTRLKAGTVTKMALNIISTGAMVRYGKVYGNRMIDVAVTNDKLRDRALRIIADLTDLDRQAAGELLAKSQNKVKLALLIYWTGMDSAAAEALLNEPQENLRSLIERQAPNS; encoded by the coding sequence ATGAATAATTTGCAGTCGAGGGGACATTTGTTAACCGAACAAATTAACCCTCAAAGTCAGAACTTAGATAGCTTATCTACTTTAGAAATAGTCGATTTATTCAATCAAGAAGATCGACAGACGATAAAAGCGATCGCTCAAGCTCGTGTTTCTTTAGCCAAAACTATAGATCTGGCTGCTGCTGCGTTTAGACAAGGTGGTAGATTATTTTATGTCGGTGCAGGTACTAGCGGTAGGCTGGGTGTTTTAGATGCAGCAGAATGTCCTCCTACCTTTTGTACTCCGCCAGAATTAGTCCAGGGAATTTTAGCTGGTGGTACAGCAGCTTTGATTAAAAGTTCCGAGGCTTTGGAAGATCGCCCTGAAGATGGGGCGCAGGCAATTCGCGATCGCCAAATAACCCCTGTCGATGTAGTTATTGGCATTACCGCAGGAGGAACTACTCCTTTTGTTCATGGAGCATTACGAGAGGCTAAATTACTAGGGGCGACAACTGTTGCCATGAGTTGCGTTAGTGCCGAACAAGTCCCCATTGATGCTGATGTTGATATCCGTCTGTTAGTCGGTGCGGAAATTTTGGCAGGCTCGACTAGGCTCAAAGCAGGTACAGTAACTAAAATGGCGTTGAATATTATTTCGACCGGAGCAATGGTACGCTACGGCAAAGTTTACGGCAATCGGATGATTGATGTTGCCGTAACTAACGACAAGCTTCGCGATCGCGCTTTACGGATTATTGCCGATCTAACCGATCTAGATCGCCAAGCAGCAGGGGAATTATTAGCCAAAAGTCAGAATAAAGTGAAGTTAGCCCTTTTAATCTACTGGACTGGTATGGATTCAGCGGCAGCAGAGGCATTATTAAATGAGCCTCAGGAAAACCTGCGATCGCTAATTGAACGACAAGCACCTAATTCTTAA
- a CDS encoding site-2 protease family protein: MIDGSESLATFILLAAVVAILVWGYNRAKTYGRLGILAWLQSIVLMSPWLLFFGLFALGIYLNLVGILFLLLVSIAVYIWLGKQLRAAGQEALLQQKAAERIKQQAEIEQVSPAPNSNELEQKAVIEVSPIPDEDLTALKAIFGIDTFFATETIPYQDGAIFKGNLRSEPDIAYSKMSQKLDRAFDDKYRLFLVESPEERPVVVILPKTNDPQTTTLAQKNLALVLLIGTILTSLEAASLLQGFDLFNDFSRYGEVIPLSLGLWSVLIAHEIGHRVIANRYHIRLSIPFFLPSWQIGSFGAITRFESLLPNRTALFDISFAGPAVAGVVSLLLLVSGLTLSHPGSMFQLPTEFFRASILVGTLAKVILGSALEKAVVDIHPLVIIGWLGLVITALNLLPAGKLDGGRIVHAIYGRKTARRATLATLIILGIVSLFNPANPIPLYWSVLILFLQRDLERPVQNELTEPDDSRAAWALLALFLMLATLIPLSAGLAGRIGLGA, translated from the coding sequence ATGATAGACGGATCGGAATCTCTTGCCACTTTTATTCTTTTAGCTGCTGTTGTCGCCATTTTGGTCTGGGGATACAATAGAGCTAAGACCTATGGCAGACTGGGAATTTTAGCTTGGCTGCAATCAATTGTTCTGATGAGTCCTTGGCTCTTGTTTTTTGGCTTGTTCGCTTTAGGCATATATCTTAATTTAGTCGGCATACTGTTTTTATTGTTAGTTTCAATTGCCGTTTATATCTGGCTAGGCAAACAACTTAGAGCAGCGGGACAAGAAGCTCTATTACAGCAAAAAGCAGCGGAAAGAATCAAACAACAAGCAGAAATAGAACAGGTATCACCTGCACCAAATTCTAATGAACTTGAGCAAAAAGCAGTAATAGAAGTATCACCCATTCCCGACGAAGATTTGACCGCATTGAAGGCAATTTTTGGCATAGATACCTTTTTTGCGACGGAAACTATTCCCTATCAAGATGGTGCGATCTTTAAAGGTAACCTTCGCAGTGAACCAGATATCGCCTATTCTAAAATGAGTCAAAAGTTAGATCGAGCTTTTGATGATAAATATCGCCTGTTTCTGGTAGAAAGCCCTGAAGAAAGACCTGTAGTCGTTATTTTGCCTAAAACTAACGATCCTCAGACTACTACCCTGGCACAGAAAAACTTAGCCCTAGTCTTATTAATTGGCACGATTTTAACTAGCTTAGAGGCAGCCAGTTTATTGCAGGGGTTTGACCTTTTCAATGATTTTAGTCGCTATGGCGAAGTTATTCCTCTTAGTTTGGGGTTGTGGTCTGTATTAATTGCTCACGAAATTGGCCATCGAGTTATTGCTAACCGTTACCATATTCGCCTAAGTATTCCCTTCTTTTTACCTAGCTGGCAAATCGGCTCTTTCGGTGCAATTACTCGTTTTGAGTCTTTGTTGCCCAACCGTACAGCTTTATTTGATATTTCTTTTGCTGGTCCTGCCGTAGCAGGAGTTGTTTCGTTATTGCTGTTGGTTTCTGGTTTAACCCTGTCCCATCCTGGCAGTATGTTTCAGTTACCCACAGAATTTTTTCGCGCCTCGATCTTGGTTGGAACTTTAGCGAAAGTAATTCTTGGTTCAGCTTTGGAGAAGGCAGTGGTCGATATTCATCCGTTGGTAATAATTGGCTGGCTGGGTTTGGTGATCACTGCTTTAAATCTTTTGCCCGCTGGAAAGTTAGACGGAGGCAGAATCGTTCACGCCATTTATGGACGTAAAACTGCTAGACGCGCTACCTTGGCAACTCTGATTATTTTGGGAATCGTTTCCTTGTTTAATCCTGCTAACCCGATACCTTTATATTGGTCAGTATTGATTTTGTTTTTACAGCGAGATTTAGAACGCCCAGTCCAAAATGAATTAACTGAACCAGACGATAGTAGAGCAGCCTGGGCTTTGTTGGCGTTGTTTTTAATGCTGGCAACTTTAATTCCACTTAGTGCTGGTTTAGCTGGTCGGATTGGCTTAGGCGCTTAG